A region of the Leptospirillum ferriphilum genome:
ATTTATTTGCGGTGGGAATGCAGCTTGTGGGACCTGCACAATCGTCGTCAAGGAAGGGGCAGATTCTTTGAAACCCCGAAATGCAAAAGAGTCTTTTCTCGCGAAAGCCATGATGCTCGGTGATGACCAGCGCCTGGGCTGCCAAACGGAGATGGGTTCCGGCG
Encoded here:
- a CDS encoding 2Fe-2S iron-sulfur cluster-binding protein produces the protein MPKLKIVELNKELDIEQGIPILMGASLQGVNFGFICGGNAACGTCTIVVKEGADSLKPRNAKESFLAKAMMLGDDQRLGCQTEMGSGDLTVSIPALGRPASPFSLPFPR